A genomic stretch from Phycisphaerae bacterium includes:
- a CDS encoding bi-domain-containing oxidoreductase, whose product MKQVLQNLKTGVIELEELPCPLVRDGHLLIQTRSTLISAGTERMLVELGKGSLLAKARAQPDKVKQVLDKIRTDGLLPTLEAVFSRLDEPLPLGYCNSGVVIEVGKGVEGFSVGDRVANNGAHAEMVCVPRNLCAKISEGVDDDSASFAILGAIGLQGIRLIEPSIGESVVVIGLGLIGLMTVQMLIAGGCKVLGIDPSPARQELARGFGAETAASGEGSDPVSAALAFSDGRGVDGVVITASSRSSDIMHQAAAMCRKRGRIVLVGVVGLELSRTDYYKKELSFQVSCSYGPGRYDADYEEKGRDYPLGFVRWTAQRNFEAVLALMASGKLNVAPLISRRIAHGDAAEAYRTLTDDRAALGIVLTYPQAPPSTQRVVTVTSSARTSAPKGGAVLGLIGAGTFAKRALLPHLKGCPVRLRIVASAGGVSGGHLARKFGFERVTTDYQEVLRDPEVNLVYIATRHHLHARMTLEALAAGKHVTVEKPLCLTLQELAEIAAAHAQSHGQQLFVGFNRRFALPTVKMNELLRSRTQPLCASIMVNAGIVGADAWVQDAEQGGGRIVGEACHFIDLISHLAASPITRVMTTTIGRGPGDSTRDDKATITLTLADGSMGTVHYFGNGDKSYPKETIDVFCEGRVLRLENFRVLRGYGWPGFAKYRLFKINKGFHETAFSITQTVARGGPALMPFDGIVNVMKATFAAVESARTGQPIDLP is encoded by the coding sequence GTGAAACAAGTCCTTCAGAACCTTAAGACTGGCGTGATCGAGCTGGAAGAGCTGCCCTGTCCGCTGGTTCGCGACGGGCACCTGTTGATACAGACTCGTTCGACGCTTATCTCCGCGGGAACGGAGCGTATGCTCGTTGAACTGGGCAAGGGCAGCCTATTGGCCAAGGCCCGCGCTCAGCCTGACAAAGTCAAACAGGTCCTCGACAAGATCAGAACCGACGGCCTCTTGCCGACGCTGGAGGCCGTATTCTCGCGTCTGGATGAGCCGCTGCCGCTGGGGTACTGCAACAGCGGCGTGGTGATTGAGGTGGGTAAGGGTGTCGAGGGGTTCTCCGTTGGCGATCGGGTGGCGAACAACGGGGCGCACGCGGAGATGGTTTGCGTTCCGCGAAACTTGTGCGCGAAGATTTCCGAGGGCGTTGACGATGACTCCGCGAGCTTCGCGATACTCGGGGCCATCGGGCTTCAGGGCATTCGGCTGATTGAACCGAGCATCGGCGAATCCGTCGTCGTCATTGGCCTGGGGCTGATTGGGCTGATGACCGTGCAGATGCTGATCGCCGGGGGATGCAAAGTACTGGGAATCGATCCCAGTCCGGCGCGGCAGGAGTTGGCGCGGGGATTTGGTGCGGAGACGGCGGCGTCAGGCGAAGGAAGCGATCCCGTGTCGGCCGCGCTCGCCTTTTCCGACGGCCGGGGCGTCGACGGCGTGGTGATCACGGCGTCGTCGCGAAGCAGCGACATCATGCACCAGGCGGCGGCGATGTGCCGAAAGCGCGGGCGGATCGTCCTGGTCGGCGTCGTCGGTCTGGAGCTTTCGCGCACCGACTATTACAAGAAAGAACTATCTTTTCAGGTTTCTTGTTCCTATGGACCGGGTCGCTACGACGCCGACTACGAGGAAAAGGGCCGGGATTACCCCCTGGGCTTCGTTCGCTGGACGGCCCAAAGGAACTTCGAGGCCGTGCTGGCCCTGATGGCGTCCGGGAAATTGAACGTTGCGCCATTGATCAGTCGGCGGATCGCGCACGGTGACGCGGCGGAGGCGTACCGCACGCTGACCGACGACCGGGCTGCGTTGGGAATCGTCCTGACCTATCCGCAAGCGCCGCCTTCGACGCAGCGCGTGGTGACGGTGACGTCTTCTGCAAGGACGAGCGCGCCCAAGGGCGGCGCGGTGCTCGGTCTGATCGGAGCGGGCACCTTTGCCAAGCGGGCTTTGCTCCCGCACCTCAAGGGTTGCCCGGTTCGGCTGCGGATTGTGGCGAGCGCCGGGGGCGTGAGCGGCGGTCACCTGGCCCGGAAGTTCGGGTTTGAGCGGGTGACTACGGATTATCAGGAAGTGCTTCGCGATCCGGAGGTCAACCTCGTCTATATCGCGACTCGCCACCATCTGCACGCGCGGATGACGCTGGAGGCGCTGGCCGCGGGTAAGCACGTGACCGTTGAGAAGCCGCTTTGTTTGACGCTGCAGGAGCTGGCGGAGATTGCGGCCGCGCATGCCCAATCGCACGGACAGCAGCTCTTCGTCGGGTTCAATCGGCGGTTCGCGCTGCCGACGGTAAAGATGAACGAACTTCTCCGCAGCCGCACGCAACCGCTGTGCGCGAGCATCATGGTCAACGCCGGGATCGTCGGCGCCGACGCCTGGGTGCAGGACGCGGAGCAGGGCGGCGGCCGGATCGTCGGCGAAGCCTGCCATTTCATTGACCTGATCTCCCATCTGGCGGCCTCGCCGATCACTCGCGTCATGACGACGACCATCGGCAGGGGGCCGGGCGATTCCACTCGCGACGATAAGGCAACCATCACGCTGACGCTTGCGGATGGTTCGATGGGCACCGTTCATTACTTCGGCAACGGCGACAAGAGTTACCCCAAGGAAACTATCGATGTGTTTTGTGAAGGACGTGTCCTTCGGCTGGAAAATTTTCGCGTCCTTCGGGGATACGGCTGGCCCGGCTTTGCGAAATACCGCCTCTTCAAGATCAACAAGGGCTTTCACGAGACGGCCTTCAGCATTACACAAACGGTCGCCCGCGGCGGGCCGGCATTGATGCCGTTTGACGGAATTGTCAACGTGATGAAGGCGACGTTCGCGGCCGTTGAATCGGCGCGGACGGGCCAACCGATCGACCTCCCGTAA
- a CDS encoding glycosyltransferase, producing the protein MKIAIVLDSLARGGAERQAMFAARELTRHGRDVELIYYHRIEDGYDPAIMEDTRVTYLPKDGAYWGHLLRLKNHLKRGRFDIVHGFKSSPTLYAAPAGRWAGAAVVLGGIRCEYDDTGLVRLGHRVANRMLDGWVVNSRATTESLVRELGVNPDRVFVVPNGIEPQSFQTPLSPEEAKHRLGIPPHCGVVSIFAAIRPQKNHGLFIEMASRVLKRLPHTRFLVIGDGEKRAEFERQAEVISIARSVLFLGNRADIPELLAATDISVLTSHYEGLANALLEAMAVGIPVVTTGYAGADELVSDGHEGYITPMGDAEAMAQQIIELLEDPAHRRRLGENGRRTVAARFEMPTMANNLYGVYERCFAESKRKRRASFSGATS; encoded by the coding sequence ATGAAAATCGCCATCGTTCTGGACTCGCTGGCTCGCGGCGGCGCCGAGCGACAAGCCATGTTCGCCGCGCGCGAACTGACGCGACACGGCCGGGACGTCGAGTTGATCTACTACCATCGCATCGAAGACGGTTATGACCCGGCGATCATGGAGGATACCCGCGTCACGTACCTGCCCAAGGACGGCGCTTATTGGGGCCATCTGCTGCGGCTGAAGAATCACCTCAAGCGAGGCCGCTTCGATATTGTGCACGGGTTCAAGAGCAGCCCGACGCTTTACGCCGCGCCCGCAGGACGATGGGCCGGCGCGGCGGTCGTCCTGGGGGGCATTCGGTGCGAATATGACGATACGGGGTTGGTCCGCCTCGGACATCGAGTCGCGAACCGGATGCTCGACGGCTGGGTGGTAAACTCACGGGCAACGACCGAGTCGCTGGTCCGCGAGTTGGGCGTGAACCCGGACCGGGTCTTCGTCGTACCAAACGGGATAGAGCCGCAATCGTTTCAAACACCTTTGTCGCCCGAAGAAGCCAAACATCGCCTGGGGATACCCCCGCATTGCGGGGTCGTGTCGATATTCGCGGCAATACGACCGCAGAAGAACCATGGACTGTTCATTGAAATGGCATCGCGAGTGCTCAAGCGGCTGCCCCACACCCGGTTTCTTGTCATTGGGGACGGCGAAAAACGCGCGGAGTTCGAGCGGCAGGCTGAAGTGATCAGTATCGCCAGGAGCGTTCTGTTCCTGGGCAACCGCGCGGATATTCCCGAACTGCTCGCCGCGACGGATATATCCGTGCTCACGTCCCATTATGAAGGGCTTGCCAACGCCCTCTTGGAGGCGATGGCGGTGGGAATACCGGTCGTCACGACCGGGTACGCCGGTGCGGATGAACTGGTAAGTGACGGCCATGAGGGGTACATCACGCCGATGGGCGACGCCGAGGCGATGGCTCAACAAATTATCGAGTTACTGGAAGATCCCGCCCATCGGCGGCGGCTGGGAGAAAACGGCCGGCGAACGGTGGCCGCGCGATTTGAAATGCCCACCATGGCGAATAATCTGTACGGCGTTTACGAACGTTGCTTTGCGGAGTCCAAGCGAAAACGACGCGCCTCTTTTTCCGGCGCGACGTCCTGA
- the asnB gene encoding asparagine synthase (glutamine-hydrolyzing) produces the protein MCGICGYVGVHRPELLEPMCLAMSHRGPDDMGTWHDQAGPVGLGHRRLSIIDLSPAGHQPMTNEDGSVWISYNGEIYDFQRHRERLVAQGHQFRSQSDTEVLVHLYEELGPDFVGELNGIFAIALWDSRQRQLLLARDHAGIKPLYYWQDGEKLYFASEIKALTRIPELPRELNENAVPQYLTLLWVPGEETMLKAVRKIEPGHLLLWKDGRITTRQWFSLDYEPDESVSEAEWIERVHDTFMRTTRRQMVSDVPLGAFLSGGTDSSAIVACMRQSFPDRPISCYTYTFDAADMARDQFEYDYPYAQEVARILNVRLKSFHLRPDVISILPKLVYHMDEPDADQSIFPAYLISKLAREDGTTVLLSGTGGDEVFFGYRSHQALRRMEKLRWIPRWLMSPALAAASGVSTSLMGAQSALPRRLRKFRSGLMGNGVERFLALSDWSSPTARERIYTNGLASRLDGTRTASAVLQKYYDSFRGTGELNRRSHILIQTFLAAHNFNYTDKTSMAASVETRVPYLDVELMRLCAQIPERYKLKGLETKYLLKEAMLPYLPRSVLYRSKTGFGAPLRKWVAEDLRDCLQEQLGPRRLGSRGLFERTAIGHILKENEENKADHAYLIYALLNLELWLQTFVDRAGEPVSL, from the coding sequence ATGTGCGGAATCTGCGGATATGTCGGCGTCCATCGGCCGGAGCTGCTGGAGCCAATGTGTCTGGCCATGAGCCATCGCGGGCCCGACGACATGGGCACGTGGCATGACCAGGCTGGGCCGGTCGGACTGGGGCATCGCCGTCTTTCGATCATCGACCTCAGCCCGGCCGGACATCAGCCGATGACGAACGAGGATGGGTCAGTCTGGATCTCGTATAACGGCGAGATCTACGACTTCCAGAGGCATCGCGAGCGATTGGTTGCCCAGGGCCATCAGTTCCGAAGTCAGAGCGACACCGAAGTACTGGTGCATTTGTACGAGGAACTGGGGCCGGATTTTGTAGGCGAACTAAACGGGATCTTCGCTATCGCCCTCTGGGATTCGCGGCAGCGGCAGTTGTTGTTGGCGCGGGACCACGCGGGAATCAAACCCCTGTACTACTGGCAGGATGGCGAGAAGCTCTATTTCGCGTCGGAGATCAAGGCCTTGACGCGGATTCCCGAACTGCCGCGCGAATTGAATGAGAACGCCGTGCCGCAGTATCTGACGCTCCTGTGGGTGCCCGGTGAGGAGACGATGCTCAAGGCCGTGCGCAAGATTGAGCCCGGGCATTTGCTGCTATGGAAGGACGGGCGAATCACGACGCGGCAGTGGTTTTCACTGGATTACGAGCCCGATGAGTCGGTCAGCGAGGCGGAGTGGATTGAGCGCGTTCACGATACATTCATGCGGACGACGCGGCGGCAGATGGTGTCGGACGTGCCGCTGGGCGCGTTTCTCTCCGGTGGGACCGATTCGTCGGCGATCGTTGCGTGCATGAGACAATCGTTCCCGGATCGACCGATCAGTTGTTATACCTACACCTTCGACGCGGCCGACATGGCCCGCGATCAATTCGAATACGATTACCCCTATGCGCAGGAAGTGGCTCGGATCTTGAACGTGCGGCTGAAGTCGTTTCATCTGCGACCGGACGTCATTTCCATTCTCCCCAAGCTCGTCTATCACATGGACGAACCGGACGCGGACCAGTCCATCTTTCCTGCATACTTGATTTCGAAGCTCGCGCGGGAGGATGGGACGACGGTGCTTCTGTCGGGAACGGGCGGCGACGAGGTCTTCTTCGGCTATCGCAGCCATCAGGCGCTTCGACGGATGGAGAAACTGCGCTGGATACCGCGCTGGCTGATGTCGCCGGCCCTCGCGGCGGCGAGCGGGGTCAGCACATCGCTGATGGGGGCGCAAAGCGCGCTGCCTCGGCGGCTGCGCAAGTTTCGCAGCGGGCTCATGGGCAATGGGGTAGAGCGGTTTCTGGCGCTGTCGGACTGGTCGAGCCCGACGGCCCGCGAGCGGATTTACACGAATGGATTAGCCTCGCGGCTGGACGGGACGCGTACCGCGTCGGCGGTCCTCCAGAAATACTACGACAGCTTTCGCGGTACGGGCGAGTTGAACCGGCGCTCGCACATCCTGATCCAGACGTTTCTGGCGGCGCACAACTTCAACTATACGGATAAGACGAGCATGGCGGCGTCGGTCGAGACCCGCGTCCCCTATCTGGACGTGGAACTGATGCGGCTTTGCGCGCAAATCCCGGAGCGGTATAAGCTGAAGGGATTAGAGACGAAGTATCTTCTGAAGGAGGCGATGCTGCCGTACCTTCCGCGATCGGTGCTCTATCGAAGCAAGACGGGTTTCGGCGCCCCCCTGCGAAAATGGGTGGCGGAAGATTTGCGGGATTGCCTCCAGGAACAGCTGGGCCCCCGGCGGCTGGGGAGCCGCGGCCTTTTTGAACGTACCGCCATTGGGCACATCCTGAAAGAAAACGAAGAAAACAAGGCGGATCACGCCTACTTGATTTACGCGCTATTGAATCTGGAGTTATGGTTACAAACGTTTGTCGATCGGGCCGGCGAGCCGGTCAGTCTATGA
- the asnB gene encoding asparagine synthase (glutamine-hydrolyzing), with translation MLCGVQAKTTRLFFRRDVLTITSRPTGISTICGICGIVDFASGGPDEAVVGKMVRALSHRGPDDSGVWVKGPAGLGQARLSIIDLSPTGHQPMSTDDGRYTITYNGEIYNFPEIRRELEGEGVRFRGRSDTEVALNAYARWGSAAFSRFNGMFAIALWDDREQRICLVRDRFGIKPLYYHAFAGGIVFGSEMKAILASCRARRTMDWHALSEYMYYGNPLGPHTFFENIRRLLAGEYLTVDRNGLNIAAYWRVEDIPAVADNIEQATGRVRELMDKAVERHLISDVPVGVFLSGGIDSSTVTALASRHHSGRLRTYSVGFDVEHGINELPKARRVAERFGTEHQELRIAGKNMPDIIERLVRCHDEPFADSANLALYLLCEALKGSVKVILQGDGGDEIFAGYRRYNVLSFERFWRGVSRPAMAAAALIFRGPTYYRATRFFRAMSDPDPAMRMALMLTEEPFDDPPTRVLSKEAMQRVSTLDPFERYRELYARLRHLDPVQRMLHADCQILLTDQFLEKVDRATMAHSIEVRVPFLDAEMTQYVMGLPSAMKVKRGQKKWILRKAMRGIVPDEILDGPKTGFGVPFKDWMGGSLAEYAKSVLLDPATTSWGLFEPRALEQAFQEHLAGTRNNGFLLYKLLNLALWRRFYLCEN, from the coding sequence TTGCTTTGCGGAGTCCAAGCGAAAACGACGCGCCTCTTTTTCCGGCGCGACGTCCTGACGATCACTTCTCGCCCTACTGGAATCAGTACTATTTGCGGAATTTGCGGCATCGTTGATTTTGCGTCCGGCGGACCGGATGAAGCTGTTGTTGGGAAAATGGTGCGCGCACTATCGCATCGCGGACCGGACGACAGCGGAGTCTGGGTGAAAGGGCCGGCGGGGCTGGGACAGGCGCGACTCAGCATCATCGACTTGTCGCCGACCGGGCATCAGCCGATGTCCACGGATGACGGCCGTTACACAATTACTTACAACGGTGAGATCTACAACTTTCCGGAGATTCGGCGCGAGTTGGAGGGGGAGGGGGTCCGATTTCGCGGCCGCTCGGACACGGAAGTGGCGTTGAATGCGTACGCACGCTGGGGATCCGCGGCTTTCTCCCGATTCAACGGCATGTTCGCCATCGCGTTGTGGGATGATCGCGAGCAGCGCATTTGCCTGGTACGCGATCGATTCGGGATCAAACCGCTTTACTATCACGCGTTCGCCGGCGGAATCGTTTTTGGCTCGGAAATGAAGGCCATCCTGGCGTCATGCCGGGCCCGGCGCACGATGGACTGGCACGCACTGTCCGAATACATGTACTATGGGAATCCGCTCGGGCCACATACCTTCTTCGAGAATATTCGCCGCCTTCTGGCGGGAGAGTACCTCACCGTGGATCGCAATGGACTGAACATCGCGGCCTATTGGAGAGTGGAGGACATCCCGGCCGTTGCAGACAACATCGAGCAAGCGACCGGCCGCGTGCGCGAACTGATGGACAAGGCCGTCGAGCGTCATTTGATCAGCGACGTGCCGGTAGGCGTGTTCCTGAGCGGCGGAATAGATTCATCGACAGTGACGGCCCTGGCCTCGCGCCATCATTCGGGACGGCTACGGACCTACTCGGTCGGTTTTGATGTGGAACACGGGATCAACGAGCTTCCCAAGGCGCGGCGGGTAGCCGAACGATTCGGCACCGAACATCAGGAGCTTCGAATCGCGGGCAAGAACATGCCCGACATTATTGAGCGGCTGGTGCGCTGCCACGACGAGCCCTTCGCCGATTCGGCCAACCTCGCGTTGTACCTGCTCTGCGAAGCACTAAAGGGATCCGTCAAAGTGATCCTGCAAGGGGACGGCGGGGACGAGATCTTCGCGGGGTATCGGCGCTATAACGTCCTTTCGTTTGAGAGATTCTGGCGCGGCGTGTCGCGTCCCGCGATGGCGGCGGCGGCGCTCATCTTCCGCGGCCCGACCTATTATCGAGCCACCCGCTTCTTCCGGGCGATGAGCGACCCGGACCCGGCGATGCGCATGGCGCTGATGCTGACCGAGGAGCCGTTTGACGATCCGCCGACGCGCGTCCTTTCCAAAGAGGCGATGCAGCGCGTTTCGACGCTGGATCCCTTCGAGCGTTACAGAGAACTCTACGCGCGGCTGCGGCATCTCGATCCGGTGCAGAGAATGCTCCACGCCGATTGCCAGATTTTGTTAACCGACCAGTTTCTAGAAAAGGTCGATCGCGCGACGATGGCGCACAGTATTGAGGTTCGAGTGCCGTTCCTCGATGCCGAAATGACGCAGTATGTCATGGGGCTGCCGTCGGCGATGAAGGTCAAGCGCGGCCAGAAGAAGTGGATTCTGCGAAAAGCCATGCGCGGCATCGTGCCGGACGAGATTCTCGACGGCCCCAAAACGGGATTCGGGGTGCCGTTCAAGGACTGGATGGGCGGGTCGCTGGCCGAGTACGCGAAATCGGTCCTCTTGGATCCGGCGACGACGTCTTGGGGGCTGTTCGAGCCACGCGCTCTGGAGCAGGCGTTTCAAGAGCACTTGGCGGGGACGCGAAACAACGGCTTTTTGCTGTATAAATTGCTGAACCTCGCGCTGTGGCGCCGGTTTTACCTCTGCGAGAACTAA
- a CDS encoding sialidase family protein — protein sequence MPLSFHPRIVSPGRALLTQRDGTLYIGNGYSIWRSKDDGKSWQPRAQIPSSAKRKVIQLSRMLSRLFRHEVRALGVLTDGSLVASNREWVYFCGPAESMMTRAILDEGRQRLSPPMCVTVGPNDRILWGEYDSRAAHGKPVRLFVSDDGGRRYDVARVFEGGSILHIHNLFYDAGLEKYWLLAGDQDHEPGIGLLSSDLKDFDWVGKGKQVYRAVDVFDFGDRLVYGMDTEKEANAVLSLDKATGRVERIAEIDGSCIYSCRFGRWYVLSTTVERSAVNQSRNAGLYVSRDGATWSRVYEAEKDGWNMQYFQYGSIILPRGGSDRETILFSGQAVRGIDGKVLTADLSQWRDDK from the coding sequence GTGCCTCTGTCATTCCATCCCAGGATTGTTTCTCCCGGCCGGGCCCTGCTGACGCAGCGCGATGGAACACTCTATATCGGCAACGGATACTCGATCTGGCGGTCCAAAGACGACGGCAAATCGTGGCAACCCCGCGCGCAGATACCGTCGTCGGCGAAGCGAAAGGTCATACAGCTGTCGCGGATGCTCTCGCGACTCTTCCGCCACGAAGTGCGGGCACTCGGCGTGCTGACCGACGGATCGCTCGTGGCCTCCAATCGCGAGTGGGTGTATTTCTGCGGCCCGGCCGAATCGATGATGACGCGGGCCATTCTCGATGAGGGCCGGCAGCGATTGTCGCCGCCGATGTGCGTGACCGTGGGGCCGAACGATCGAATCCTGTGGGGCGAGTACGATTCGAGAGCCGCCCACGGCAAGCCCGTACGGCTTTTTGTTTCCGACGACGGCGGTCGGCGCTACGACGTGGCCCGCGTGTTTGAGGGGGGGAGTATTCTTCACATCCACAACCTCTTCTACGACGCCGGGTTGGAGAAATACTGGCTGCTCGCGGGCGATCAAGACCACGAACCGGGCATTGGACTTCTGAGCAGCGATCTCAAGGATTTCGATTGGGTCGGAAAGGGCAAGCAAGTCTATCGCGCCGTGGACGTCTTCGACTTCGGCGATCGGCTGGTCTATGGGATGGACACCGAAAAAGAGGCCAACGCGGTGCTCTCGCTGGACAAGGCAACGGGCAGAGTCGAGCGGATCGCGGAGATCGACGGTAGCTGCATCTATTCATGCCGGTTTGGGCGATGGTACGTTCTTTCGACAACGGTCGAGCGCTCCGCCGTCAACCAGTCACGGAATGCGGGATTGTATGTTTCGCGCGACGGGGCCACGTGGAGCCGCGTCTATGAGGCTGAGAAAGACGGCTGGAACATGCAGTACTTTCAATATGGTTCAATTATTCTGCCGCGAGGCGGGAGCGATCGAGAAACGATCTTGTTCAGCGGGCAGGCGGTGCGCGGCATCGACGGAAAGGTCCTGACGGCCGATCTGTCGCAGTGGCGGGACGACAAATAG
- a CDS encoding glycosyltransferase family 4 protein — translation MTAAAPPPDLAILGSYPPPYGGVAVHVQRLCPLLEARGVRFVVYNATGDFGDGRRVVSVFSQRRSWIIRYAFTSRERAVFLMSDRLTTWVAAALMVMLRGKRVAIRLRNAALPDWITQSGWRRRLAGFALRRMTAVVCVSPLLMKSARSLGVPSDRLHLSPGFLPPADAQADGNAVNPEVLDFVHRRGPIIAANGKVDWYRGEDLYGLDHLLELAARLKPDYPNIGVVACMWNHLPGDDDYIQKLREEARRRGVSDAVLFNTRSGVFVPVLAEADVFIRPTNTDGDANSVREGLYFGIPTIASDAVERPPGTILFRTRDIDDMEAKVRTVLQRRGPDERPSPELRAEDRARIDRYLDLLESLARGGTSPARLV, via the coding sequence TTGACCGCCGCCGCCCCACCTCCCGATTTGGCGATCCTCGGTTCATATCCGCCGCCCTACGGAGGCGTGGCGGTGCACGTGCAGCGGCTCTGCCCGCTGCTGGAGGCCCGCGGCGTTCGCTTCGTCGTGTACAATGCGACGGGCGACTTCGGCGACGGGCGGCGCGTCGTGTCGGTCTTTTCTCAGCGCCGATCGTGGATCATTCGTTACGCCTTCACGAGCCGCGAGCGAGCGGTCTTTCTGATGTCCGATCGATTGACGACGTGGGTGGCGGCGGCGCTGATGGTGATGTTGCGGGGGAAACGCGTCGCGATCCGGCTGCGAAATGCGGCACTGCCCGATTGGATCACGCAATCGGGTTGGCGCCGCCGCCTGGCCGGATTCGCCCTGCGCCGAATGACGGCCGTCGTTTGTGTTAGCCCTTTGTTGATGAAATCCGCCCGCTCGTTGGGTGTTCCGTCAGATCGACTTCATTTGTCTCCGGGATTCTTGCCGCCGGCGGATGCCCAGGCCGATGGAAACGCGGTGAATCCGGAGGTTCTGGATTTCGTTCATCGGCGCGGGCCGATTATTGCGGCGAATGGCAAGGTCGATTGGTATCGAGGCGAGGATCTTTACGGATTGGACCACCTGTTGGAACTGGCGGCGCGGCTGAAGCCCGATTATCCCAACATCGGCGTCGTTGCGTGCATGTGGAATCATTTGCCGGGCGACGACGACTACATTCAGAAATTGAGGGAGGAGGCACGCCGCCGCGGCGTCAGCGATGCGGTGCTCTTCAACACCCGCAGCGGCGTTTTCGTACCGGTCCTCGCCGAGGCCGACGTCTTCATCCGGCCGACCAACACCGACGGTGACGCGAATAGCGTCCGCGAAGGACTGTATTTTGGCATACCGACGATCGCGAGTGATGCGGTCGAGCGACCGCCGGGGACCATCCTCTTTCGCACGCGCGACATAGACGACATGGAGGCCAAAGTCCGCACGGTCCTTCAAAGACGCGGGCCGGACGAGCGTCCCTCGCCCGAACTCAGGGCCGAGGATCGAGCGAGAATTGATCGTTACCTCGATTTACTGGAATCCCTGGCCCGGGGCGGCACGTCGCCGGCGCGACTAGTTTAG
- a CDS encoding class I SAM-dependent methyltransferase, translating into MALKTDVKTYWEAKVCGTTYGRNRADESVDLERMAETRYRLEPYIPPFADFPSARGKRMLEIGVGGGVDFSNWVKNGADATGVDLTEAGIKMARARLESMPRAVGKAGGKYRLLVADGENLAFPDATFDFVYSWGVLHHSPDTAKAFSEVSRVLKPGGTFKGMVYHARSMVNYMLWLRWGLMSGKLISVRRAVFENLESPGTKVYSVDEIRTLLATVGFKDIHALSHLSFGDLLMNKPSTRYQSPLYRIVWKLYPRWFIRLLGHRFGGNLMFVATR; encoded by the coding sequence ATGGCCCTGAAGACCGACGTGAAAACTTATTGGGAAGCCAAGGTCTGTGGCACGACCTATGGCCGCAACCGTGCGGACGAGTCCGTGGATTTGGAGCGGATGGCGGAGACTCGCTACCGCCTTGAACCCTATATCCCCCCTTTTGCCGATTTTCCGTCGGCGCGGGGGAAGCGGATGTTGGAAATCGGTGTCGGCGGCGGAGTTGATTTTTCCAATTGGGTCAAGAACGGTGCGGACGCGACGGGGGTGGATCTGACCGAGGCGGGAATTAAAATGGCCAGAGCGCGGCTCGAAAGCATGCCACGCGCCGTTGGGAAGGCGGGGGGGAAATATCGGCTACTCGTCGCCGATGGGGAGAACCTGGCCTTTCCCGACGCGACTTTTGATTTTGTTTACTCTTGGGGCGTCCTGCACCACTCGCCCGACACGGCCAAGGCGTTTTCGGAAGTCAGCCGAGTCCTCAAACCGGGCGGGACGTTTAAGGGAATGGTCTATCACGCGCGGAGCATGGTGAATTACATGTTGTGGCTGCGCTGGGGGTTGATGAGTGGCAAGCTCATCTCGGTTCGTCGGGCTGTGTTTGAAAACCTTGAGAGCCCTGGCACGAAGGTTTATTCCGTCGACGAAATCCGAACTTTGCTTGCGACGGTCGGGTTTAAGGATATCCATGCGTTGAGCCATCTGAGTTTCGGCGATCTGCTCATGAATAAGCCCTCAACCCGATATCAGTCCCCCCTTTACCGGATCGTATGGAAGCTGTATCCCCGATGGTTCATTAGGCTGCTGGGCCACCGCTTCGGCGGGAATCTGATGTTCGTCGCTACCAGGTGA